Sequence from the Flavobacterium sp. J372 genome:
AATTCAAAAAACTGGAAGCCCCGGTATGTATCAGGCAGTGATGTAAAATTTCTTTCTCTCACAAACCGTAAAGATGTAAATGCAATCAGTGATATTGTAGCCAAAACCGGTGTTACCAGCATATTCGTGCATTATCTTACTGATGCTAAGGCTGCCATAGTTAATAATATTAGGCACAAGAACAAGAGTATCAAGACATACTGGATATTTCAGGGGGCCGACTTATATGGTGTGTTGCACAAAAAGTTTAATTATGAGTTGATAGACAACACTTCTAAACCGGTAAAATCAATTAACCAGCGCATGGCATCAATAATCTCCAGAATTAAATTCCTGGCATTTTATCATGCATTCCCATTTGCGTCATACAAAAAGTTCATTAAAGAGCTTGACTATTTTTGCTTTTGGAATCCGTATGACTTTAAACTTTTAAAGCATCATTTTGATACGGATGCCGAGTTTAAATACTTTGGTTACAACGCAAGCCTAGCTGAAAATTTACTGCCAAATACAACCGTTAATAACAGGGTGAATATAATTGTAAATAATTCTGCATCTCAAAACGGAAATCACAGAACTGTTCTTGATAAGCTGCACCTGATAGGTTCAAATGCTTTTAATAAGGTTGTTGTGCCATTAAGCTATGGTGATAGCGGCGTAAAGAAAGATGTTTTAGAATACGGGCGCACCTTATTTGGAGACAAATTCTTCCCGCTGACAGAGTTTATGGCCAAAGATGAGTATTTTAAGCTGCTTTACGATATTGATGTTGCTTTTTTCGGTGCCAGAAGGCAGGAAGCGGCCGGTAATATTTTCCTGTTGCTTGGGCTGGGTGTAAAGGTGTTCCTGCGCAAAGACAACAATATGATACATCTCTTAAAAGATAATGGATTCATATTCTTTATCTTTGAAGACGACTTAAATACTGCCGACGATATAAAGCCGCTTACAAGTAGTGAGAAATTGGCAAATAACAAAGCATACCAGGATTTTTATAACCCTGAAAAGCACACTAAAATGATGGAAAACTTAATTATAAATGTGTAATTATGAAAATTAGCATTATAGCAGGCGCAAGGCCAAACTTTATGAAAATAGCGCCAATTATACATGCTATAAAAAAGGCGCACTCATCTGGCCACAACTTACAGTACCGCCTTATACATACAGGCCAGCATTATGATGAGAAAATGTCAGATACATTTTTTAAAGAACTCAATATTCCACATCCTGATGCCAACCTTAACTGCGGCGGGGGTACACAGGCAGAGCAAACAGCTGCTATACTGGTAGCGTTTGAGAAAGAACTTCTCGAAAATCCGGCCGACCTTGTTTTGGTGGTAGGAGATGTAACATCTACAATGGCCTGCGCCATAGTTGCCAAAAAGCTTAATACAAAAGTTGCCCATGTTGAAGCGGGTATACGCTCATTTGACCTTACCATGCCCGAGGAAATAAACCGTATGGTAACAGACAGCATTACAGATTACTTTTTTACCACAAGCACCTTTGCCAATGATAATCTTAAAAAGAGCGGCATAAGCGAAAGTAATATCTTTTTTACAGGAAATGTAATGATTGATACGCTGAACGCTAATAGGAGCAAGTTGCGCAAGCCTGCCATTTTTGATGAAAACAACCTTGAAAAAGGTAAATATCTGGTGATGACGCTGCACAGGCCGGCCAATGTTGATGAAGGTGAAAAACTTAAGGCGCTTATTGACGAAATTGTAAATAATGTTGAAGGCCTGCCTATAATATTTCCTATACACCCACGCACAGCTAAGATATTTTCAAGCCTTGGCATAGAGGCAGATAATTTGTTGATAGTAGAGCCATTGGGTTATCTTGAATTTAATTATCTTGTGGAGAATTGCAAGGCGGTGATTACCGACTCTGGCGGAATTACAGAAGAAACTACCGTGATGGGAGTGCCGTGTATAACACTTCGCGCAAATACAGAAAGGCCTGAAACCGTGAGCATAGGCACAAACGAGCTGATTGGTGTAAACCCGGAAGCTGTAAAACCCGCTCTTGCAAAATTGTTTGCCGGAGACTGGAAAAAAGGCGGCATACCGGAACTATGGGACGGACACGCTGCGGAACGTATTGTTGACTCTTTATTAAAAATCAATGCCTAAAAAAAGCATATTAATAGTAACCAAAGCTTTTTATCCTGAGAACTCGCCAAGGGCTTTCCGGGCAACTGAGCTTGCGAAAGAATTTTCAAGGCAGGGGCATGATGTTACGGTAATGTTGCCCGAGAAAAATGTTGATTATAGTTCTCTTCTGAAAGAATACCCCATCAACATTAAAACATTCACTTTGAGATTTTCCAAATTTAAATCATCAAATAAAATATTAGATTCTCTGCTGCACAAATTAAACAGGGCGCTCTTTTTGATGTTTGAATATCCCAACATTGAAATAATGGGCAAGGTTAAAAAGAGCTTAAAAATACGGCTGCTACTTATGACCTTATGATATCTATAGCCGTTCCTCACCCTATACATTGGGGAATTGCTGCCGTAAGAAATAAGAAAAACCCCATTGCCCATACCTGGATTGCAGATTGTGGCGACCCTTTTATGGGAAATACTCTTGAGTCTATAAAACCGCCATTCTGGTTCAAATACCTTGAAAAGTCTTTTTGCAGGAAAGCAGATTTTATATCTGTACCAACAGAAACATCAGTTAAAGCGTATTACCCTGAATTTCACTCAAAAATAGTTGTAATACCGCAAGGATTTGATTTTGATGAGATTAAAATAAATCATACAGATGAAGTAAACCCTGTGCCTACATTTGCTTATGCAGGAGGCGTTGCGTTATCAGGGATTAGGAGCCCTAAATTAATTATCGATTATTTACTGGAATCAGGTAAAGATTTCAGGTTTCATGTATTTTCAAATAACAGTTCAACCCTCGGAATGTACGCCAAGTATCCTCAGGTTGTGCTGCACCAGCCTTTGCCACGCCCATTGCTTTTGCAGGAGCTTGCCAAAATGGATTTTTTATTGAATCTTAATAACGGCACCGTAAACCAAACGCCAAGCAAGCTGATAGATTACAGCCTTGTCAAAAAACCGATATTGGATATTCAGGCAGAGAAGCCCGATTTTAAGATAATAGATGAATTTTTGAATGGTGATTACCACAACAGTTTTGTAGTGAAAGATCTCGAAAAATTCAGTATACAAAGCGTTGCGCAGAAATTTTTTAATCTTATGAAAAAGTAGTTTGAAAGACGCGGTATTACATACCAAAACATCCGTTTTTGAAAGGATAAGTGAGGAGAGCAGGAAAAAATACCAGCTTCTGATCTTTCTTATTTGGCCTTTCATAGGATTTATTATGGCGTGCCGTGATTTTTCGAGTCGTTTAAACAGAAATCTAATCCTTGTATTTTATACGCTTTACGGATTTACTTTTTTGTAAATCCTGCTATGGATGGTGAGCGCTATGCAAACCAGCTGCTTAGGGTTTATGACATACCTTTTGAAAACAGGGATAAGATATTCGAGGGCTTATTTAGTGAAGAGGGTGAGCTGGATTTACTGCAGCCGGCACTTACTTTTTTAGTGTCAAGATTTACATCATACCCCGGTATTCTTTTTGCGGTTTTTGCATTGGTTTTTGGCCTGCTGCAGCTAAAAACTATTTATATGGTATATCAGGACACCGAAGGTCATAGAAATAAAAATGTAATAGCATTGCTTTGTTACCTTCCTCTTTTATTACCAATTTTCTCTATAAACGGTTTCAGGATGTGGACAGCCGCCTGGCTTTTTGCCTACGGCGTTTATAATTATGCCTACAGGAATAAGAAACTGTATCTTTTTGTAGCGCTTTCTGCAATATTGGTTCACTTTAGTTTCATAACGGTTAGCATTGTGCTTCTTATATATGTTTTTGCAGGTAATCGTAAATGGATATATACAGTGCTCGCATCA
This genomic interval carries:
- the wecB gene encoding non-hydrolyzing UDP-N-acetylglucosamine 2-epimerase, with product MKISIIAGARPNFMKIAPIIHAIKKAHSSGHNLQYRLIHTGQHYDEKMSDTFFKELNIPHPDANLNCGGGTQAEQTAAILVAFEKELLENPADLVLVVGDVTSTMACAIVAKKLNTKVAHVEAGIRSFDLTMPEEINRMVTDSITDYFFTTSTFANDNLKKSGISESNIFFTGNVMIDTLNANRSKLRKPAIFDENNLEKGKYLVMTLHRPANVDEGEKLKALIDEIVNNVEGLPIIFPIHPRTAKIFSSLGIEADNLLIVEPLGYLEFNYLVENCKAVITDSGGITEETTVMGVPCITLRANTERPETVSIGTNELIGVNPEAVKPALAKLFAGDWKKGGIPELWDGHAAERIVDSLLKINA
- a CDS encoding TDP-N-acetylfucosamine:lipid II N-acetylfucosaminyltransferase — encoded protein: MNLHLVNDEKFINGSINTFERFYPGKNIFIVQKSNSKNWKPRYVSGSDVKFLSLTNRKDVNAISDIVAKTGVTSIFVHYLTDAKAAIVNNIRHKNKSIKTYWIFQGADLYGVLHKKFNYELIDNTSKPVKSINQRMASIISRIKFLAFYHAFPFASYKKFIKELDYFCFWNPYDFKLLKHHFDTDAEFKYFGYNASLAENLLPNTTVNNRVNIIVNNSASQNGNHRTVLDKLHLIGSNAFNKVVVPLSYGDSGVKKDVLEYGRTLFGDKFFPLTEFMAKDEYFKLLYDIDVAFFGARRQEAAGNIFLLLGLGVKVFLRKDNNMIHLLKDNGFIFFIFEDDLNTADDIKPLTSSEKLANNKAYQDFYNPEKHTKMMENLIINV